The Calliphora vicina chromosome 3, idCalVici1.1, whole genome shotgun sequence genome contains a region encoding:
- the jim gene encoding zinc finger protein 3 isoform X4: MAINFSASFAACIAAGLKVPRQIMYCITQDTGQPYVLYKDSQEAERNAAAIGGSATQWGSEMYPGIQQQAQTHLSAQQQQQNAAAQIAANGQSAAANGPQPTSPNGDPNVRENGGDAGGGTGGGGGVRQQGSPSTSPYPPQQQQRANGSNEDDVNMNQVRAKASGLQHQNSTQQTNPNQSSNDPQQHQQQNGSAAGSSDNPAGNNPHVQQNGQTNDHSNFPTTNGELSGYYAPRHPGQGALMAPPGFPPLHYLNKPVLPGLNGSMDQSAANGPSNGLEGYTLPELLPGQNGSANSNNQQNGSNHNTSSTNGTGGRHPTSSSNNNSSSGSHKPPKPHSDLRLFKCLTCGKDFKQKSTLLQHDRIHTDARPYPCSECGKRFRQQSHLTQHLRIHANEKPFTCGYCNRGFRQRAILNQHVRIHSGEKPFACPECGKHFRQKAILNQHVRTHQDVSPHLIFKNGPHPTLWPQDVPFPGEENDTKNGIAGDGYHDEDSQGQKILPDVLQHIGIRPANMPLYVRCPICDKEFKQKTTLLQHGCIHIESRPYPCPECGKRFRQQSHLTQHLRIHTNEKPFGCLYCPRFFRQRTILNQHIRIHTGEKPYKCTQCGKDFRQKAILDQHTRTHQVGDRPFCCPMPNCRRRFATENEVTKHIDNHMNPSATKTRRANNTNSNTTHSAAAVATAAAAAAANHLMNETKNAAAQQFLNNNNNNNPVTQPGENKNNILPRSMGGGGVNTGSQVKNELYFPQCYGPPFQHPFQGQPQAAHAGPGQPAVSVSVANSVAPGVVVQQNAATSVVAQ; encoded by the exons ATGGCTATAAACTTTTCCGCTTCGTTTGCGGCCTGTATAGCAGCCGGCCTTAAGGTGCCGCGACAAATAATGTACTGCATCACCCAGGATACGGGGCAGCCCTATGTCCTCTACAAGGACTCGCAAGAGGCCGAGAGAAATGCCGCCGCCATTGGTGGCTCGGCCACACAGTGGGGCAGCGAAATGTATCCGGGCATACAGCAACAGGCTCAAACACATTTAAGCgcacaacagcaacagcagaaTGCAGCAGCGCAAATTGCGGCCAATGGCCAGTCAGCGGCCGCAAATGGACCACAGCCGACTTCGCCGAACGGTGATCCCAATGTTCGAGAGAATGGTGGTGATGCTGGTGGAGGGACAGGTGGCGGGGGAGGTGTAAGACAGCAAGGTTCTCCTTCGACTAGTCCCTACCCGCCACAACAGCAGCAGAGAGCGAATGGCAGCAATGAGGATGATGTGAATATGAATCAGGTGAGGGCAAAG GCATCTGGTCTTCAACATCAAAACTCCACCCAACAAACCAATCCAAACCAAAGCTCAAATGATCCCCAACAGCATCAGCAGCAAAACGGCAGTGCTGCCGGCTCATCCGACAATCCGGCGGGGAATAATCCACATGTACAACAGAATGGCCAAACTAATGATCACAGCAATTTTCCTACCACAAACGGTGAACTATCCGGCTACTATGCACCACGACATCCGGGCCAAGGAGCTCTTATGGCACCGCCCGGCTTCCCACCCCTTCACTATCTCAACAAACCCGTGTTGCCGGGACTTAACGGCAGCATGGATCAAAGTGCGGCCAATGGTCCCTCCAATGGTTTAGAGGGCTACACCTTGCCCGAACTATTACCCGGACAGAATGGCTCGGCCAATAGCAATAACCAGCAGAATGGCTCCAATCACAATACATCATCAACCAATGGCACCGGCGGACGTCATCCCACCTCTAGCAGCAATAACAATTCATCGTCGGGCAGTCATAAACCTCCTAAACCTCACAGTGATCTAAGGCTATTCAAGTGCCTGACCTGCGGCAAAGATTTCAAGCAGAAAAGCACCCTGCTGCAGCACGATCGCATACATACCGATGCCCGGCCGTATCCCTGTTCGGAGTGTGGCAAGCGCTTTCGCCAGCAATCGCATCTGACGCAACATTTACGCATACACGCCAATGAGAAGCCGTTTACGTGTGGCTactgcaatcgtggctttagaCAGCGGGCGATACTGAATCAGCATGTTCGCATCCATTCGGGTGAGAAGCCCTTTGCGTGTCCCGAGTGCGGCAAGCACTTTCGCCAGAAGGCCATCCTTAATCAACATGTGCGAACCCACCAAG aTGTTTCACCACATCTCATATTCAAAAATGGACCCCATCCCACTTTGTGGCCCCAGGATGTACCATTTCCGGGCGAGGAGAACGACACGAAGAATGGTATTGCTGGTGATGGTTATCACGATGAAGACTCTCAAG GTCAAAAAATCTTACCCGATGTTCTGCAACACATTGGCATCCGTCCGGCTAATATGCCCCTGTATGTACGTTGCCCCATTTGTGATAAGGAATTCAAACAGAAGACCACTCTACTACAGCATGGTTGCATACATATCGAATCGCGTCCTTATCCCTGTCCCGAGTGCGGTAAACGTTTCCGTCAGCAGTCGCATTTGACGCAACACTTACGAATACATACCAATGAAAAACCGTTCGGTTGTCTCTACTGTCCGCGTTTCTTCCGTCAGAGAACCATATTGAATCAG caTATTCGCATACATACCGGAGAGAAACCTTATAAATGTACCCAATGTGGCAAAGACTTCCGTCAGAAGGCCATTTTGGATCAGCATACACGAACGCACCAGGTA GGTGATCGTCCCTTCTGCTGTCCCATGCCAAATTGCCGCAGACGTTTCGCCACAGAAAACGAGGTAACCAAACACATTGACAACCACATGAATCCGAGTGCCACCAAGACACGAAGAGCCAACAATACCAACAGCAATACAACACACTCAGCGGCCGCAGTGGCAACAGCAGCAGCTGCTGCCGCGGCCAATCATTTAATGAATGAGACCAAAAATGCAGCAGCCCAACAGTTTctgaacaacaataacaacaacaatccaGTCACTCAACCGggcgaaaacaaaaacaatatactACCGCGTTCAATGGGAGGTGGAGGAGTGAATACAGGATCACAAGTGAAAAATGAACTGTACTTTCCGCAGTGTTACGGGCCACCATTCCAGCATCCCTTTCAAGGACAGCCACAGGCAGCTCATGCCGGTCCCGGACAACCAGCCGTATCGGTAAGTGTTGCCAATTCTGTAGCGCCGGGGGTGGTGGTGCAGCAAAATGCTGCGACCTCAGTAGTGGCCCAGTGA
- the jim gene encoding zinc finger protein 502 isoform X1, which translates to MAINFSASFAACIAAGLKVPRQIMYCITQDTGQPYVLYKDSQEAERNAAAIGGSATQWGSEMYPGIQQQAQTHLSAQQQQQNAAAQIAANGQSAAANGPQPTSPNGDPNVRENGGDAGGGTGGGGGVRQQGSPSTSPYPPQQQQRANGSNEDDVNMNQVRAKASGLQHQNSTQQTNPNQSSNDPQQHQQQNGSAAGSSDNPAGNNPHVQQNGQTNDHSNFPTTNGELSGYYAPRHPGQGALMAPPGFPPLHYLNKPVLPGLNGSMDQSAANGPSNGLEGYTLPELLPGQNGSANSNNQQNGSNHNTSSTNGTGGRHPTSSSNNNSSSGSHKPPKPHSDLRLFKCLTCGKDFKQKSTLLQHDRIHTDARPYPCSECGKRFRQQSHLTQHLRIHANEKPFTCGYCNRGFRQRAILNQHVRIHSGEKPFACPECGKHFRQKAILNQHVRTHQDVSPHLIFKNGPHPTLWPQDVPFPGEENDTKNGIAGDGYHDEDSQGGQDGGIHYPSYFKDGKGQKILPDVLQHIGIRPANMPLYVRCPICDKEFKQKTTLLQHGCIHIESRPYPCPECGKRFRQQSHLTQHLRIHTNEKPFGCLYCPRFFRQRTILNQHIRIHTGEKPYKCTQCGKDFRQKAILDQHTRTHQVGDRPFCCPMPNCRRRFATENEVTKHIDNHMNPSATKTRRANNTNSNTTHSAAAVATAAAAAAANHLMNETKNAAAQQFLNNNNNNNPVTQPGENKNNILPRSMGGGGVNTGSQVKNELYFPQCYGPPFQHPFQGQPQAAHAGPGQPAVSVSVANSVAPGVVVQQNAATSVVAQ; encoded by the exons ATGGCTATAAACTTTTCCGCTTCGTTTGCGGCCTGTATAGCAGCCGGCCTTAAGGTGCCGCGACAAATAATGTACTGCATCACCCAGGATACGGGGCAGCCCTATGTCCTCTACAAGGACTCGCAAGAGGCCGAGAGAAATGCCGCCGCCATTGGTGGCTCGGCCACACAGTGGGGCAGCGAAATGTATCCGGGCATACAGCAACAGGCTCAAACACATTTAAGCgcacaacagcaacagcagaaTGCAGCAGCGCAAATTGCGGCCAATGGCCAGTCAGCGGCCGCAAATGGACCACAGCCGACTTCGCCGAACGGTGATCCCAATGTTCGAGAGAATGGTGGTGATGCTGGTGGAGGGACAGGTGGCGGGGGAGGTGTAAGACAGCAAGGTTCTCCTTCGACTAGTCCCTACCCGCCACAACAGCAGCAGAGAGCGAATGGCAGCAATGAGGATGATGTGAATATGAATCAGGTGAGGGCAAAG GCATCTGGTCTTCAACATCAAAACTCCACCCAACAAACCAATCCAAACCAAAGCTCAAATGATCCCCAACAGCATCAGCAGCAAAACGGCAGTGCTGCCGGCTCATCCGACAATCCGGCGGGGAATAATCCACATGTACAACAGAATGGCCAAACTAATGATCACAGCAATTTTCCTACCACAAACGGTGAACTATCCGGCTACTATGCACCACGACATCCGGGCCAAGGAGCTCTTATGGCACCGCCCGGCTTCCCACCCCTTCACTATCTCAACAAACCCGTGTTGCCGGGACTTAACGGCAGCATGGATCAAAGTGCGGCCAATGGTCCCTCCAATGGTTTAGAGGGCTACACCTTGCCCGAACTATTACCCGGACAGAATGGCTCGGCCAATAGCAATAACCAGCAGAATGGCTCCAATCACAATACATCATCAACCAATGGCACCGGCGGACGTCATCCCACCTCTAGCAGCAATAACAATTCATCGTCGGGCAGTCATAAACCTCCTAAACCTCACAGTGATCTAAGGCTATTCAAGTGCCTGACCTGCGGCAAAGATTTCAAGCAGAAAAGCACCCTGCTGCAGCACGATCGCATACATACCGATGCCCGGCCGTATCCCTGTTCGGAGTGTGGCAAGCGCTTTCGCCAGCAATCGCATCTGACGCAACATTTACGCATACACGCCAATGAGAAGCCGTTTACGTGTGGCTactgcaatcgtggctttagaCAGCGGGCGATACTGAATCAGCATGTTCGCATCCATTCGGGTGAGAAGCCCTTTGCGTGTCCCGAGTGCGGCAAGCACTTTCGCCAGAAGGCCATCCTTAATCAACATGTGCGAACCCACCAAG aTGTTTCACCACATCTCATATTCAAAAATGGACCCCATCCCACTTTGTGGCCCCAGGATGTACCATTTCCGGGCGAGGAGAACGACACGAAGAATGGTATTGCTGGTGATGGTTATCACGATGAAGACTCTCAAGGTGGCCAAGATGGTGGTATACACTATCCTTCATACTTTAAAGATGGTAAAG GTCAAAAAATCTTACCCGATGTTCTGCAACACATTGGCATCCGTCCGGCTAATATGCCCCTGTATGTACGTTGCCCCATTTGTGATAAGGAATTCAAACAGAAGACCACTCTACTACAGCATGGTTGCATACATATCGAATCGCGTCCTTATCCCTGTCCCGAGTGCGGTAAACGTTTCCGTCAGCAGTCGCATTTGACGCAACACTTACGAATACATACCAATGAAAAACCGTTCGGTTGTCTCTACTGTCCGCGTTTCTTCCGTCAGAGAACCATATTGAATCAG caTATTCGCATACATACCGGAGAGAAACCTTATAAATGTACCCAATGTGGCAAAGACTTCCGTCAGAAGGCCATTTTGGATCAGCATACACGAACGCACCAGGTA GGTGATCGTCCCTTCTGCTGTCCCATGCCAAATTGCCGCAGACGTTTCGCCACAGAAAACGAGGTAACCAAACACATTGACAACCACATGAATCCGAGTGCCACCAAGACACGAAGAGCCAACAATACCAACAGCAATACAACACACTCAGCGGCCGCAGTGGCAACAGCAGCAGCTGCTGCCGCGGCCAATCATTTAATGAATGAGACCAAAAATGCAGCAGCCCAACAGTTTctgaacaacaataacaacaacaatccaGTCACTCAACCGggcgaaaacaaaaacaatatactACCGCGTTCAATGGGAGGTGGAGGAGTGAATACAGGATCACAAGTGAAAAATGAACTGTACTTTCCGCAGTGTTACGGGCCACCATTCCAGCATCCCTTTCAAGGACAGCCACAGGCAGCTCATGCCGGTCCCGGACAACCAGCCGTATCGGTAAGTGTTGCCAATTCTGTAGCGCCGGGGGTGGTGGTGCAGCAAAATGCTGCGACCTCAGTAGTGGCCCAGTGA